The DNA segment agagaaagagaggttGACAGTGTAAGCATGGCGAATTGTTTGATGTTGCTCTCTCGTGGAGGTGAATTTGAGGCCTCATATTCAAGCTCTTCTTCCATGAGCAACCGTGTGTTTGAGTGCAAGACATGCAATAGACAGTTCCCTTCTTTTCAAGCACTTGGTGGGCACAGGGCTAGTCACAAGAAACCTAGGTTGATGGCAAGTGAAGGAGAATTGCTTCATGATTCACCTGCAAAGCCTAAGACTCATGAGTGTTCTATTTGTGGATTGGAGTTTGCTATAGGGCAAGCCTTGGGAGGGCACATGAGG comes from the Phaseolus vulgaris cultivar G19833 chromosome 8, P. vulgaris v2.0, whole genome shotgun sequence genome and includes:
- the LOC137823865 gene encoding zinc finger protein ZAT11-like, which produces MKREREVDSVSMANCLMLLSRGGEFEASYSSSSSMSNRVFECKTCNRQFPSFQALGGHRASHKKPRLMASEGELLHDSPAKPKTHECSICGLEFAIGQALGGHMRRHRVANLNNSTTSSSGGSSVDSSSKNNKRVLVLDLNLTPFENDLEFLKIRKPTTLVDYLY